The Anas platyrhynchos isolate ZD024472 breed Pekin duck chromosome 34, IASCAAS_PekinDuck_T2T, whole genome shotgun sequence genome contains a region encoding:
- the LOC113840635 gene encoding sperm-associated antigen 4 protein-like, with the protein MPDWALKSLGATIDVQRTSKSCGGKGAKKWWTFPLFSFAKHPETILQPRISPGDCWAFRGSQGHVVIRLPVTIWPAAFTIWHISRPVSPSREVSSAPKAFAVSGVDEDKAETLLGLFTYDVDGMIAQTFHVQKEPPKTFRHIRLEVRSNWGNPEYTCIYRVQVHGQIEKPQEFLKHE; encoded by the exons ATGCCTGACTGGGCCCTGAAATCCTTAG GTGCCACAATTGATGTGCAGAGGACTTCCAAGAGTTGTGGTGGGAAAGGCGCAAAGAAGTGGTGGACTTTTCCactcttttcttttgcaaaacatCCAGAGACTATATTGCAG CCCAGGATCTCCCCAGGCGACTGCTGGGCCTTCCGAGGATCTCAGGGACACGTCGTCATTCGGTTGCCGGTGACAATCTGGCCAGCAGCTTTTACCATCTGGCATATCTCCAGGCCAGTCTCTCCTTCCAGAGAAGTCAGCAGCGCCCCCAAGGCGTTTGCTGTCTCT GGAGTGGATGAGGACAAAGCGGAAACGCTCCTTGGGCTATTCACCTACGACGTGGATGGAATGATTGCTCAGACCTTCCATGTGCAG AAGGAGCCTCCCAAAACGTTCCGCCATATCAGATTGGAGGTGCGAAGCAACTGGGGAAACCCAGAATACACCTGCATCTATCGAGTGCAGGTTCATGGGCAGATAGAAAAGCCACAGGAATTTCTTAAACACGAATAA